Part of the Camelus dromedarius isolate mCamDro1 chromosome 11, mCamDro1.pat, whole genome shotgun sequence genome is shown below.
ACTCTTCTCTCTACTTTTCGGTAAGAGTCACATCTACGTCCTGGAGACTAAGGGAACATAAGAAGGGATCCAGGTCCACTAAACATTTCTCCCTGACTGTTTAAGCAGTTAAAGAAAGCTCTCCTAGAATTATACCCATCTGTTATCTCTCTCCCATCAGTTAAAACCAAGAGAAAGGGAGACATAAAGAAAAGAGTGCAATATTGCAAAGCTTTCTCCAGCAATGCTACCAGGCTCAGAAGTCCGAACACATAAAAAGAACTATTCGCTCCTGCACTGGAGGGTTGGGGATTGTTATTAGGCAAAGCAAAAGGATACAGCAGGTGTCCGATATGTTCAGGAGAGCATCAACAAAGCAAATCACCAAGGGCATTAAGGCTGCAGAAAGATGAGACATTACTACCAGGATCTTAGAGAGGGGTTTCATCGatatgagaagaaaacaaaacaaagtatggATAAAGGGGTAAACGTTTGAATGCAGGAGAGGAATTAAGGTGGGCCAGCTGACTACTGTGTTGTTCTGAGAAAAGGGCTTCGGAAATACAGCTGCCTACACGGGAACTTTAGTAAACAGATTTTGTGAAGGGCTAGTTGAGACAAACAGACACTCTGTTTGGATCAGATGGACAAAGGGATTTACCATTTCAAGAGAAATCGACATCCTCCCCTCAATACTCCCGAGTTTTGGTGTCCTTCTCAccactccttcctcttcttctcagCTTCACAAGCAGcaatattaacaatgaaaaaccACACCTATACAGAATTCATCCTGCTGGGACTGACAGACATCCCAGAGATTCAGAGTATCATCTTCATACTTCTCTTCTTCACCTACCTACTCAGCATCTTAGGTAACCTGACAATCATCACCCTTACACTACTGGACTCCCATCTCCAGACtcccatgtatttcttcctccGGAACTTCTCCTTCCTAGAAATTTTCTTTACAACCACTTTTACTCCTAGGCTACTGTTCAGCATCTCAACCGGGAACAAGAGCATCAGCTTTGCTGGCTGCTTCACTCAGTATTTCTTTGCCATATTCCTTGGGGCCACAGAGTTTTACCTTCTGGCTGCCATGTcctatgaccgctatgtggccatctgcaaacccctGCATTACACGACCATCACGAGCAACAGAGTCTGCATCCAGTTGGTTCTCTGCTCATGTTTGGCTGGATTCCTGAGCATCCTCTCCCCTATTATCCTAACCAGTCAACTGGATTTCTGTGCCTCCAATGTCTTGAATCATTATTTTTGTGACTATGGACCCCTCATAGAAATATCCTGCTCAGACACACGACTCCTGGAGCTGGTTGACTTTATCTTAGCAGTTGTGACCTTGGTGGTCACCCTGGTGATGGTGATTCTCTCCTACGCAAACATCATCCAGACCGTTCTGAAGATCCCCTCTGCTCAGCAAAGGAAGAAGGCCTTTTCCACGTGTTCCTCCCACATGATTGTCATCTCCCTCTCTTACGGCAGCTGCATCTTCATGTACATAAAACCCTCAGCAAAAGGAGTTACCCTCAATAAGGGAGTGGCTGTGCTCAATACATTAATTGCCCCTTTACTCAACCCCTTCATTTACACCCTAAGGAATAAGCAAGTAAAACAAGCCTTCAATAATATGGCCAGAAAAATAGGGcatctttattcattttaatagccTCAAAATCAATGGAAATTCTGAATGATTCATGAAGTTACTCCAAATGATAATTTGAGCTTCTGATATCTGCTTTTGTAAAAGTTATTTCTCAGATAAACTGTGATCGCATTTGGAAATTTAGTTTCAAATCTGCCAGCAAGAGAGAGGTATTCAAAgaagttcagatttttttttctattagataTCTCTTAATAAAGAAGGCAAATTAGGAAAGTAATATCTTTAGAGTACATAAAAAACAGAACTGTctgattaaaaatgattttactcATCATAATTGTGGTGATCAGCTGAGTGATTAAGTCCACCTTCCCATGAAGGGCTCTTAATCTTACCAATCACTATCTCAGAGGAGATTATACGTgatgtcacacacacaaaagaagtcTACTTCCTATAAACTTCTCGGGTTTTAAACAACTTTCTTTCTCAAGCTTCTCCCTCCAGCAACTCTTAAAGACTGCATCTCTCTGGCATCTCCTACAGAAAATATTCCCTACTGTAAGGCACAGTGTGGGACCTTGTGATTGTTCATAAGAGTATTTCTAACTCTCATTTGAGGGCTGAAATTAGAATGAAAACTATTATCAAGGAATCATTTGGACTCCACTTAAAGGAAAATTCAGGTGAAGAGATATCTTAGGCCATGTTGGCAATGATCAAAATCTGTAGGACCTAGAGTCTGGCAAGGCACACCTGACTTTCAGAAGCTACGTTTACAGACGGACCTGAGGAGGTTAGGAGTGTTACAGACGATTCTTAGGGAAACCTACGATGCTGTGGTCTATCAAATTCCTCCACAACTTCCTGCACCTGAAGCCCCTTGACTGCCCCTCTGACCTTGCGAATCCTGTGGTAATTGCGTCTGACAGTTAAGTGGAGCCACCTGGCCTTACTACTGCAGGCCCCATCAGTCCTGTGAATATTAACAAGCCCGTCTCCATGACTATCTGTCCTGTCAGCATCCCCGGTAAATGAGAGCCATCACTGAACGTTTTCGTGATGCTGGTGCTCCGCCCCACAACACACTTCTCCTGGCCTACGTGAAAGCCGCGACCTCAGGCCCTCCTACGGAACAATCTTCTAGGAGGTCCTACATTCTTGCCTCATATGTTCATTCCATCTTTCCCACCTCCCTCAgcctttttattccttcctttacCACCTTCCAGAGCGACTCACGTACTTCCGGGTCACTGAGTGTTGGACGTCACTTTTTCACACACTAGGAGTCCCCCCAGCAGTGGTGAAATCCTTGCTAGGGTGTTAAATCCGACACCCTGAGAACGTGTTCCCAAGTCAGTAAATTCTTGCTCAGCCAGTCGTACATTCCAGGGCCCTGATCAAAACCCAATCCCACGAACACTTCTCTGACTTCAGCCAGTCAAGCTAGCccatttccctcattccttcaGTGTACAGGATCTTTCCTCCTTTACCAAGCCCAGCATGTACTCAGCTGGATTATGCTGGGTTTAACCCTAGTCATCAGCCCGGCATCTCAGAGAGGAGCTGGGGACAGCTCCTGAGGGAAGCACCTGGTTCTTTGTGGGGAAGAGGCCTCCTAAGCGTCTTCCAGCAGCTCTTAGTGAGGAAGGGAGGCCACCTCTGCAAATCCAAGGTGTTCGTAACAAGCTGATAAGTTAAAATTCTCAGAAGCAT
Proteins encoded:
- the LOC135322499 gene encoding olfactory receptor 2AP1-like, which produces MKNHTYTEFILLGLTDIPEIQSIIFILLFFTYLLSILGNLTIITLTLLDSHLQTPMYFFLRNFSFLEIFFTTTFTPRLLFSISTGNKSISFAGCFTQYFFAIFLGATEFYLLAAMSYDRYVAICKPLHYTTITSNRVCIQLVLCSCLAGFLSILSPIILTSQLDFCASNVLNHYFCDYGPLIEISCSDTRLLELVDFILAVVTLVVTLVMVILSYANIIQTVLKIPSAQQRKKAFSTCSSHMIVISLSYGSCIFMYIKPSAKGVTLNKGVAVLNTLIAPLLNPFIYTLRNKQVKQAFNNMARKIGHLYSF